In Pseudoalteromonas nigrifaciens, the sequence ATGACTGAAGCAAAACATTGTAAGTTACTTATTTTAGGCTCAGGCCCCGCTGGTTACACTGCCGCAGTTTACGCAGCCCGCGCAAATTTAAACCCGGTATTAATTACTGGTATGCAACAAGGTGGCCAATTAACCACCACTACCGAAGTAGAAAACTGGCCTGGCGATGCGCATGGCTTAACTGGTCCTGCGTTAATGGATCGTATGAAAGAGCATGCTGAGCGCTTTGAAACTGAAATTATATTTGATCACATAAATAAAGTAGACGTGTCTAAACGCCCTTTCACTTTAACTGGCGACCAAGGCACTTACACCTGTGACGCACTTATCATTGCAACAGGCGCGTCTGCTAAGTACCTAGGCTTAGAGTCAGAAACAAATTTTCAAGGCCGTGGCGTATCTGCGTGTGCGACCTGTGATGGTTTTTTCTATAAAGGACAAAAAGTAGCGGTTGTTGGCGGCGGTAACACAGCTGTTGAAGAAGCGCTTTACTTATCTAACATTGCCGATGAAGTGCATGTAATTCACCGTCGTGATAGTTTCCGT encodes:
- the trxB gene encoding thioredoxin-disulfide reductase, which codes for MTEAKHCKLLILGSGPAGYTAAVYAARANLNPVLITGMQQGGQLTTTTEVENWPGDAHGLTGPALMDRMKEHAERFETEIIFDHINKVDVSKRPFTLTGDQGTYTCDALIIATGASAKYLGLESETNFQGRGVSACATCDGFFYKGQKVAVVGGGNTAVEEALYLSNIADEVHVIHRRDSFRSEKILADRLAEKAANGNVVMHYNRTLDEVLGDQMGVTGVRIKDANSDATEELDLAGVFIAIGHKPNTDMFVGQLEMKDGYIIVESGLNGNATQTSVPGVFAAGDVSDHIYRQAITSAGTGCMAALDAERFLDNL